Proteins encoded by one window of Gammaproteobacteria bacterium:
- the xth gene encoding exodeoxyribonuclease III, translating into MKIVSWNVNSLNVRLPHMFSYLEYAQPDVLVLQETKLTDEKFPVAEIEAAGYHVVYSGQKTYNGVAILSKSPMTDVIVDVDDLEDPQRRILSATINGVRVLNLYVVNGKAVGDEKYEHKLFWLKRVTAHIASEIKQYENVVILGDFNIAPEDRDVHDPLAWKDQILCSVPEREALQKIMNCGLVDTFRIHHEQAGVYSWWDYRAGGFRRNQGLRIDLILASPALAQKCIAAGIDQEPRTWERPSDHTPVWAEFAL; encoded by the coding sequence ATGAAAATCGTTAGCTGGAATGTTAATTCGCTCAATGTCCGTCTGCCGCATATGTTTAGTTATTTAGAATATGCGCAACCCGATGTTTTGGTGTTGCAAGAAACCAAACTCACCGATGAAAAATTTCCCGTTGCCGAAATTGAAGCTGCCGGTTATCACGTTGTCTACTCAGGACAAAAAACCTACAACGGCGTGGCGATCTTAAGTAAAAGCCCGATGACGGATGTGATCGTCGACGTCGATGATTTAGAAGATCCACAACGACGTATTTTAAGCGCAACCATCAATGGTGTGCGCGTGCTCAATCTCTATGTTGTTAATGGCAAAGCGGTTGGCGATGAAAAATATGAACACAAATTATTTTGGTTAAAACGCGTAACCGCGCATATTGCTAGCGAAATTAAACAATATGAAAATGTAGTGATTCTCGGTGATTTTAATATCGCACCAGAAGATCGCGACGTACATGATCCGCTGGCGTGGAAAGATCAAATTCTATGCAGCGTTCCCGAACGCGAAGCACTGCAAAAAATAATGAATTGTGGTTTAGTTGATACTTTTCGCATTCATCATGAGCAAGCCGGTGTTTACAGCTGGTGGGATTATCGTGCGGGTGGTTTTCGTCGTAATCAAGGACTACGAATAGATTTAATATTAGCGAGCCCAGCGTTAGCGCAGAAATGTATTGCGGCCGGCATTGACCAAGAACCGCGCACCTGGGAACGACCTTCAGATCACACACCGGTATGGGCAGAGTTTGCTCTATAA